AAGCATCTCCGGACTGCCCACCAGGGCGGAAGCAATCCCCAGGCGTTGCCGCATTCCCAGCGAGTAGTCCCGTACCTTCTTGTTTCCTTGAGCTGCGAGATCCACCAACTCAAGGACGCGATCCACAGTCTCCGGCTCAGCCCCCACGGCCAGCCGGCAGATCTGCAGGTGCCGGCGTCCTGTCAGCCCGGGCTCCACGTCCATTCCGTCCAGGTTCACGCCAACTTTGGTGGCGGGCCGGGGCAGTATCCGGTAGTCACGCCCGAAGACGGTTGCACATCCGGACGTGGCCTCCACAAGGCCGGTTAGCCCTGCGAGCGCTGTGCTCTTCCCCGCCCCGTTGGGACCAATCAAGCCCACCACCCGC
The sequence above is a segment of the Arthrobacter sp. StoSoilB22 genome. Coding sequences within it:
- a CDS encoding ATP-binding cassette domain-containing protein, with protein sequence MIVHASFEAFSKKRGPRFAVEDLTFDVPAGRVVGLIGPNGAGKSTALAGLTGLVEATSGCATVFGRDYRILPRPATKVGVNLDGMDVEPGLTGRRHLQICRLAVGAEPETVDRVLELVDLAAQGNKKVRDYSLGMRQRLGIASALVGSPEMLVLDEPANGLDPEGVQWLRRFLREFAASGGSALVSSHQLMELEQVADEVVVLRQRTLFRGTLKEAKALGGGSLESAYFKILEGNR